Part of the Salinigranum rubrum genome is shown below.
ATTGGGGCAATCGTTATGTGATGCAATGCACCACAGTCCAGCATGAAGCGTGACAAGAGGATTCAGACAAGCGTAACCCAAGATGTGAAACGGGATTTTCGAGTAGCTGCCGCTGAGCAGGATATGGATATGTCTGAATTGCTCCGCGAACTCATTCATGAATATCTTGACGAACGTAAGGGGGCGGAAGAGGGAAATCCGAACGCGCTGACGCAGACGGCTGACTGACTCAGTCACTGGCGGCCTCCTTGTACGGCTCGCCGTCGCCGTAGACGAGCGACACCTCTTCTCTGCGGTACTGCTGCCGATCTCGGTGGTCGACCAGGAGCGAGAACTCGGCGTCGACGCTCCAGCGCCGGGCACAGGACTCACACCACCAGTGATGATTCACGGGCTCCCAGTTGGCGTGGCCGCGTGGACAGCGGAACGCCCGTCGTTGGGTCTCATCATCAAGGTCGACGACAATCGTTGGTTCCACACCGTCTGGCATTGCGGATTGTTCCGATGGTGTGTCGGCGTATAATCAGGAGCCTCGTGAGGAAAGTGAAAGTGAAAGTGGACCGGGTTCCTTGGTCTTAACCAACACGACGTGTAGATAAGGCGGCGATGTTGGTTAAGCCTCGACCGAACACTTACGTCACACCGAAAACATCGTTTGTTGTCATGAACCGGCGACAGTTTCTCGTCATGTGTGGGGCGACGGGTGTGGCGGGGTGTTCGGCAAGCGAGGACGTCGAAACGGAGGCGACACCAGAGCCCGCAGCTGACGGGGGATCGAACCAAAACAGCGGTGGCTCACAGTCGACACAGACGGCGACACCAGAACCGACGGCCACTGAAACCCCGGAACCAACACCGACTGGGACCCCGACCCCGGCCGGCGAAGCCCAGATCACGATCACGGCGCAGTCGCTCGAACGCGAGGAGGGTGAGTTCTCGACGACGACCTACGCCGCAGCGACCGTCATCAACGAAGCCGACGCGATGAGCGGGCAGATCGAGCTTCGGGCACGGTTTTACAACGACGCGGACGAGGTCGTCACGACCGAACGGGCATATCTGGCCGCGCTTCCGGGCGGGGCGACATGGCAGGCCGTGGTACCTGTGCTTGGCGACGCCTCGCAGGTCGCTCGGACGGAGGTGTTCGGTGAGTTCAACGCGGTGGGGCCACAGACGAACCCCGACGACGTCAGCCTCGACGAGTCGCAGCTGGAGATCACCGAGCGTGAGACGTTCGTGACGGGGAGTGCGACCAACAACCGACCGGGGCCACTGAGCTACCTCGAAGCGACCGTCTTGTTCATGGCTTCCGAGAACGTGGTTCTCGGTTCGAACTACACGAACATCACCGATCTCCCGAGTGGCGAATCGTGGCGATTCGAGGTCCAGTGGCTCGGGACGTCGTGGCACCCCCGGAACGCACAGTCTCATCAGGTATTCTTGACGACGAACGCGTTGTGAAAGGAGTCGCCGCCTCAGCGTTGTGCTGACCGAATTGACCTCGCGACGTCGTTGTGATCCGAGATTCCGCCAAGTGTTAGGTTTGAGTCCCGCGGGTCTGTCGAGAGTCTGACCGTCCCTACGTTCATCATCCGTTCGCCCCACGACGCAGCGGTGTGGATTTCACGGATGTCGGTGATTCGGTACTCACTCGTCGAAGTGGAGAACAACCCCGACCGCTTGACCACGCGTTCGTTTGTGACGATGTAGCGAGTGTTCTTGCGCTGCAGGTAGGGGATCGCAAAGAACGGTAGTGTGAGTCCGAGCGTGAACAGCGAGAGCACACTATACAGCACAAGACTCTTCCACCAGTTGGCCCACGACGGCCGAAGATCGTGGAGTAGTTCTTCGTCCTCGAACAGATCAATCCCGCTGACCTGTTGTGTCAGCGTTGCCTCAGAATCGGACATGGGCGACGCTATACATGACTGACAAGTAAAGCTACGGGGGAAAATGAGACTGTTCGCGGCTACCGCTCGCCGCCGTCGGTCGCGAGTTCGGGGTCGAGATCAACGCCGGGCATCGTCCGCGTCGTCGCGCCGTGGTCAGCGTGCGCAAGCGGACAGGGTGCGTCGTGGATGACCTCCGCGAGGTCCTCGTCCTGGTTCCCGCACTGGCACATCGCCCCCATGTGACCACCGTTACGGATTCCGCGAGGACAGCGCTTCACGGCCGCTTCGATGACGAGCACGGCGTTGGAATCTTCGAGTGCCGAGGGGGACAGGGTCCAGTCACCCCACGGCGGGTCCTCGCCGTAGACGCGCCGGCCGTGGTCGCCGTAGTGCTGACAGCCCGCGTCCTCGTGGTACAGCTGTGCCTTCGTCTCGTCGAGGACCTCGCACGTCGAGCACCAGAATCCCATCCCGTCGTCGGTCTCGATGGCGAACTCGGGGACCGCCTCGGCGGCGAAGAGGCGGTCGATAGGCGAGTCGGGGATGGGAACGCCGTAGACCTTCATGCAACCACCTGCGCCCCGTCGATAGCGACATCACAGACGATCTCGCGGCCGACCTCTCGCCACGTGCCACGGCCGCGCTCGTACACCGACTCGATGCGAAGGTGACCGAGGTCACCAGCGCGAGGTTCGAACTCCACACGACGGCGGTCGCCCGAAACGTCGGTGTACTCGACGGTGTAGGCGTTTTTAGACATACTCGGGCACCTCTCCGGCGGCCTTCGCGAACTCCAGCGCCTCGTCCTTGACCGACGCCCAGCCCGCGGCCTCGCAGATGGCTTTCAGCGCCTCGCGCTCCTCGGCCGTCGCGACGACGAACGCCTCGACGAGGAACGCCCGAACCGCTCGCGCCCCAACCCGCCGGCCGTCGTCGGCGTGATGGACGTCGATGAGCCGAATACGGCTGACTGGGAAGGTATAGGTCTTGCTCGGCTCCGACCGAACGTCGGAAACGTAGACACACTCGACGACGGGCTCGTCGTCGGTGCAGCCGAACTTGCTGTTGGCGTAGTTCGAGGTGAGGTTGTAGCCGTTCGCATCCGACCAATCGGCGACCGTCTCGTCGGGCGCGTCGAGCACGACCATCGGCCGGCCCTGTGCGGCGTCCATCACAGGGTCACCGATCTGGAACGAGTTCTCAACGTCACTCATCGTCATCACCACCGAGGAGGTCCTG
Proteins encoded:
- a CDS encoding FxLYD domain-containing protein, with translation MNRRQFLVMCGATGVAGCSASEDVETEATPEPAADGGSNQNSGGSQSTQTATPEPTATETPEPTPTGTPTPAGEAQITITAQSLEREEGEFSTTTYAAATVINEADAMSGQIELRARFYNDADEVVTTERAYLAALPGGATWQAVVPVLGDASQVARTEVFGEFNAVGPQTNPDDVSLDESQLEITERETFVTGSATNNRPGPLSYLEATVLFMASENVVLGSNYTNITDLPSGESWRFEVQWLGTSWHPRNAQSHQVFLTTNAL
- a CDS encoding PH domain-containing protein, whose protein sequence is MSDSEATLTQQVSGIDLFEDEELLHDLRPSWANWWKSLVLYSVLSLFTLGLTLPFFAIPYLQRKNTRYIVTNERVVKRSGLFSTSTSEYRITDIREIHTAASWGERMMNVGTVRLSTDPRDSNLTLGGISDHNDVARSIRSAQR
- a CDS encoding ribbon-helix-helix protein, CopG family; this encodes MKRDKRIQTSVTQDVKRDFRVAAAEQDMDMSELLRELIHEYLDERKGAEEGNPNALTQTAD